AAATCATACATGAgttaatgaaagaaaatatttgtcttgaattatataaaaatgacttaatgaatttttcttatatttgagCAAAATGATATGTAGaataaatcttttatttatttatttataatttgtctccagaataaattaatttaaagacATCTTTTAAGTACACATTATACATATAcgtatattacttttttttttttgaaaagaatatGTGTATTATTTTGTggatttataaattattgatcaatttaatttccccgaaaaaaaaaaattctagctcCGGTACTGGGCATAACAGAGTATTGTTAGATAAATCAATGAACTTGGTTATCGTTTAAGTGACTTTATTAGAGAGTCAAtattggagaagaaaaaaagggttCTGCTGCTTCTGTATGGTGGATTTGATTAGAACGAGGCTGTGGAGGCTATAAAGGTATCCATGGAATTGCAAGAAATGTTTGATTTGATTAAAACGATAGATAGGAGAGATGAGTTCAAGATAAAGGTGAGTTGATGTGTGAGAAAGTTGCAATGTTAGGATCCAGAACGCAACCACAGCCTCTTCTCTCACACCCAtctctttatttattgtttGATGACAAGTATTCTTCTTTAggagtaattcttaggtattCTCGGAATATAAAGAATGATGCTttttcctctcacattcatggtgggttgtactcattaaattcaCGATGAGgtccaccatgaatgtgagaggggGAAACATAATTTCTTCATGCTCcaagagtacctaagaattttccctTCTTCGGTAACTTATGTCATGTGCTTGAGTAACCCAGGATTTTTCCTAGCAGTGGACTTCGTAATCATGTTTGGAATAGGTGTTTCTTTTTGGTTGGTTAATTGGTTGTGGATAACTGGATATTATCAACACGGAAAAACGTATGTGTAAACAGACCAAGAAAATTGAGTCAAACTCGAACCCTTCcctaaaatttggattttataatGCTCCTGCACCGCTGCTGCTTTTCTTTCACAGCTAATAATTGTAGTAGTAATATAGGAATATAAACATGTTACAGATCAGCCACTAGGGTTTCTAGGGATAACCTAGTTGTTCCGGCATTTGTGGTGGTGTCTCGGCATTGAGGTTTGAATCCCAACAGCCCCGCTCCCTTAGTTAcctatgaggaaaaaaaaaaggacaaataaaACTTAGAGCTCGTGCAATAATTattgtctattttagtataataatttattttattttatatactcacTTTTTAAAACGTTCtgcatcaaattatttattttatactacattttattaaaatattaaattttcttgaCTTTCTTAATTGTTCctttttcttcacacacaactaaatgcataataaatagtatcaatataaatttacatgattattGTAGCAACcacgtatttttacacaactttgCATAATATAATGTAGGTAAATTTTGAGTTTGGTTTGCTAAAATAGGGTACTTTTTCTATTAAACAAACACAAGTGCTCTAACTCAAAAAAGCAAGTggaaccaaaataaaataaaatctacttGAATTCTTTGAACAGCAATCACAAACTTTGCTGGAAAGGCACATAATTAAAGCCTAGAATGCGCATGCAAGAATATTTATGAGAatacattcatgactttgttgcaattttttaatctttataatttttaatatttattactaCTTTGTAAATCAATTGTATTAGCTGGTCGAGAATCAAGAATTAAATCCTCTCCATTCGATGTAGCGATAGCTCCCTCAAccattttggcctttttttatttatttattttttattattacttccCTAATAGATGAAAGAAGTGAAATTTATAAATGTGGTTATGCCAGGAGTCAAATGGaatatctttttatctttttattttttttaagagagttcaAATGGAATAtctaaatatttcataaaaaaaatggagtatCTAAATCGATCATTATCCActcatataaagaaaataaagaatttaacttacctctagtatttttttaactgaacATCTTCtgttgttttaaatatacaatagcAAGTGATAGTGATTTTAATCTCCAcgttttatttagttagtgggtgatatggtagtttctcattaaaacaaaaggagattcCAATTAATAAAGTACTGGAGGTAAGTTAAACCCAAAAAGGTATATTCGGAGTATTTGGTACATTTTTGCTATGTTTTGAATCAAATGAAATATGTGGACTGATTCTTTTATAAACAATaattggaaaataaatattagttATAGCTAGAGTTTCATTTGGGATTTATAATTGAAATATGTATGTTAGCTAAGGTTTGGTTTCAGATTTTTGAgtaactagttgctaacccgttCGATGCATGAGATtgttttaaatcaaatgttaacATGTTCAGGTTTAAAcatttcttaaatttcaattattgaaagctaaattggtttaaacatgtaatattatgaagtaatataaaaaatgagataaatacaaatattatgaagtaatatattacaataatcataatgtgctcttacatttggtttaataagtattacaaatGACCCagtaaatagaataaatatacaATTGTGCTTACATTTTCAAGCTTTATCCAATGCTTTTCAAGAATGTatttcctccctttcttaggctcttctcttttctcaacttcttcaaGCTACTTAATTTTTCGCCAAATTAGGATCAAGTATAACACCAAATTATACCAATTCATCAAAGATTTACAATGTAAAACCAAACACTCTTAATGTCAGTAAATTTCATAATAACCCtaccccaactattgaattattaaaaaagttcAACATTTCTATAATCTTCATGAAAATAAGTATTCCATTGGTTTTCATCATGAATTCagaaataaataacaaaatagattattcacacacaaaaaaacttcaatatatccaagttataaataaaataccAGTACGAATTATGCTAAGGTGGAAAATGGTACTATCTTTTGCCATATATAAATACAACATGACCTGAGACCTCAAAAGCTTATATGAAACATGTTTAAATTGTACTATATGGTTTTATTCAAACATTAAGAATACAAAAGCCAAAAATCTAGATATTTATGGCATTTGTTTCAAGTTTAtgccaaaacaaaactaaaggcATGCCTAAGTGCAGTTCACAAAGGCTTAGTGGCTTGGTAGTGTTGTCAAAATTTGTGCAgtggtcccaaaaaaaaaaaaaaaaaaaaatccaaaaggaaaaaagaagaagaaaaaagtcaAACCATCTCAAGCAAGGTAGTTCCAACAATTTTCCTGACTTTCTCATGAATCGAGTTGCTAAGATAGGATGGTATTAGACATCCAATTAAATgagcaaaaacccaaaatcagtGTCATTGTCAACATGAAttacaaagaattaaaaaacttgccaaaaaattaagattatttAAATAGGTAACTGATTTAGTGATATATTCTAAATGCGTTTAATCAACATTAACAGTTATAAAGACCaaataataaaccaaaactACATCAAATAGAATGGAATGATGCAAGGAAAGCCACTGCATAAAATTGTAGAGATAATAGTTGATGATCAAGAGAGAAATCGCCTCCCGTCAGCACCACttcaaacacagttttttgaGGCATCAATCAAGAAATTTGCACTTGAGAAACATCTCCAATTTCTCCTTTCACTTACAAAGTACAATATGTACCTTCCAAAATGTACATAAGGTTATCAATGTGATACTAAAACAGATGTTCTCAATTCTATGACTACAATATTCAAATACCCTACTTGTTTGATCTTaattcttcctttcttttttaatctcctTCATATCATCAAACAATTTGATTGTGAGAGCAGGTAGCTTaccctcataaaaaaaaaaaaaatgagaactcttcctatatatgttattttcttcaagAATTAAAGAGATTAGcataaaaatttcaatgtttatatccaatgaaaaaacaatcaCTTGTATCACCATAGTTGCTGCTGTTAGCTAACTTAAACTCATGTTTTCCATAGTGGCCAGTAATTTATACAGGCAAAGGAACCTagaaattaaaagcaaaagCCTAAACTAAATCCTCTAATTGATTTAAGAATTCCATTTTGTTTTATGCAGTTACTTTCAGTTATAGTCTTGCAACCTTGCAAGTATTTGAATATATCTTATCTAAGCAATGTGTCAACTGCATCATACCTTGCATGTCCGTGCGTTCATGTGTTTGAAGacaaaaaatctaaacaatattcaaatttgaaaaactaaacaacactGTGCTTATGGgcatttctaaaattttaataatgttaAGCTACActacaattttttgtttgtgttgaaaaaagttttaaacacttGGGTCACATGGGCTACAAAAAATTTACCCACACCAATTTCGCTAAGGTAGCATAGCATCCTCAACATATAAAATTTAGATTGTGTTGTGACACACAATCTGAACAATGTAATGAATGTCTAACCTCAACGTACTCCACACTAATTTTGCTAAGATTATCAAGAATGTTGTGTGATGAAAGCAAGCTAATAACTCCACTAGAGCCAAAAACGTACTCCACACCAATTTCGCTCAGTttccactaaaaaaattcaaacccatagctcagtttccacaaaaaaaaaaaaaaaaaaaatttcaaattgattattgccattttaatatctatttaaaatattgaagatgtgactcacttcaaaaaatattatcctCAAAACACACTACTAAACTAAGTTATAGAGTTCCAAACTCAAAGACTTATCTAAGTGTGTGCTCAAACACAAAGAGAAACATAGCAATACAATTCAATCAACATTAAGTTTGACTTACAACTTTCTGcttctaaaattttaacaatgttAAGCTACACTCTACAATTTTCTGTTTGTgttgaaaaaagttttaaacacttGGGTCACATGGCCTACAAAAAATTTACCCACACCAATTTTGCTAAGGTAGCATAGCATCCTTAACATATAAAATTTAGATTGTGTTGCAACACACAATCTGAACAATGTAATGAATGTCTACAACAtgcagaaaagaaaattcatctTTTCTAAGCACAACTcaaaaaaaagctttaaataAAGTTTAGTGTAGTTATATCAGTTTTGGCATAAAAGTAAACCACAATCAAGAGAACAAACTAGAAGTTCTCAAAGCTTTAAATCAAGgcagttaaaaactaaaaacagagtttagaaaatttcatGTCCCAAATCATTTCATTAAGCAAAACATTGAAGCCAACCACACAAACACAGAAAACTAGTCACGGAATACAAAACCGATAGAACAATATGAAACACATAGCATTAATTTTAGCGAAGCTTAAATACATACATAGTATgtacacatatacacacaaacaGAACACAACTAAACAAATTGAAACCCATAGCTTagtttccaccaaaaaaaaaaaaaaaaaaaattaaaattgattataCTAAACTCAGTTACAGAGTTCCAAACACAAAGACTTTTCTAAGTGTGTGCACAAACTCAATTACAGATACAAAGAGAAACACAActaaaactattgaaaattgaaCTGCAAAGAACCAAAGGTCAACATGAAACAAATATATGAGAAAAAGATggtaaatttgttaaataatttaaactggggaatttaaaaaatcaaataaaaacaaccaTTGGTACCCTGCCTAAAATAACCCTAATTAAAAAAAGCAAAGGCTTTACAAATCAATGTCAAGCATCTGTTCTtcctaaatcaaaaccaatcagACCACAATACCttaacctaaatcatatttccaaaccaaaagagagagagagatatttccTCTGTTTTCATCATTAAGTAGGCTGCCTTTCCTCTATTTGGTTTCaattgaaaaacttaaattcagaggaaagagaaaaatgaaagcaAGTGTACCTAGGCATTGGGTGTGGAAAGGGTGATATGCTGAAAAGGCCAAAATGGGTACATTGAAAAGTCCCTTATGTTGTTCCGTGATATGCTGATGGCTAATTTTGCCATGGACTATATCACAGTTTCATCGTGCTGGGAGCTGTTGCACTTTTGAATAGATCAAGCATTGGGACTCAACTGCATGTCTATATTGCAAAGTTGGGCTTAGATTCAGATGTCTTTGTTGGCAGTTCACTGATGACTATGTACTCCAAAACTGGAAGCGTAGGAGATTGCCACAAAGCATTTGATCACATAAAGAACCCTGATTTGATAGGTTGGACAACCATAATTTTCAGCTATGCTCAACATGGGTGGgagaatttgagttttgggttttgattttgggggaaGGAAAGGGTgagttttaggtttaggggaagGTGATGTTAGCGtgtgagaagagaagagagattttgaagaagtattggttttaggtttaggttttgaAGAAGTATCGATTTTGTAATGTGTATTTGGTGGGGGAAATAatgagatttaatttttatttttaataatgctgatgtgagtaaatgggttggaaaaaaataaatcaaaacatataaataaaattaaaaaaataaaataaaatgctgacattgaaaattgtgggagtttcataGGTTTcgattaaatatatatatagataagctAAAAAGGAGGATAAAAgtgtgaaatatatatatatatatatatatatatatatgtatatgtatgtatgtatgtaccatgtatgtatgtatttataaAAGCAATGATtgtgagaatgaaaaaaatgtagaggaaaaaaaaaaaaattacatccacagaagtaataaaaaaagacatatCAATTAAGGAAATAACATAAAGCATGACTTTAGATAGGGGTAGAATACAAGTAAATAATATACATGGTCGATCCTAACTAAATTGTTGAAGATTCATAGCTGACCCCAACATTTTGGGACAAAGAcgttgtttgttgttgttgtatttaTAAAAGCAATACACATGAcacaaatttgattaaaatttatatattaaaatacaaaattatgacAAGAAGATTaacataatgaaaataaattttaatttttttaaaatttttggtaataaaattatagtaggagtagaatttaaaatttcttgaaacttatataatagagttttatttaaagtgaactattttaattaatgagaATATAAGGATTTGTGGTGAAGAGAAGATAACCACTTGTTTATGGTTGTAATTGTATATGGAGTTATATACTATATTATTAagcatttattatgattgtatttgaaaaatgatttattaagaCTCtaatcactacaacaaaatgaattttagtgacgaatttcgtcactaaatgtccAGTTTTTCGTCGCCAAGAACCTTTAGCAACAAAATTCATTTCGTCGGTAATACCTAGTCGCTAAAGgtcttagtgacgaaaatattttGTTGCTAAATGTTTTCTTCATTAAAAACACTATTCAACCAAAaacactttattttattaaatcatatttagtgatgaaaaatttcgtcactaaaactatttttgaagaaaattcgAGTACAtataggctgtgtttggttcatgtaaaatattttcggaaaataaatattttctggaaatgctattttcgggaaaggaaaatGTATTCAGGCTGTTTGGCTGACTCGGAAttcgttttacggaaaatcaattccggTGTTTGGTTCGTTCAAACATTTTACGGAAAATGCTTTCCGTTTTACGGAAAAATCAATTCCCATGTTTGGAATTCATTTTTTACAGAAATTCAATTCCCATGTTTGGTTTGTGGATCATTTTACAGAAAATATGAAATGCCTTACAAATTCAAGCACCTGCATTACCTAGACAAACCTGTAACAATACAAAACTAATCATCCacttcaacataaaaaataatcatccaAATTCAAGCACCTGCATTGCCTAGACATATCTGTAATAGTACAAAAATAATCATCCacttcaacataaaaaataatcattttaatatacccataatatttatataaaaacaaccACATCAATCGTTCACCATTGGCATTACACCTCCATGGTGTACAAAAATGATACCTACTTGTGGTATCTGAATAGtacaaatacataatttgggCAATTGTATTGTCCCGATGATACAaaagactatatatataatacaatggTAGGTCAATACTAGTACTACAACAAAAGTTAATTCCTAAAGCTATCGTCACAGTCGACATGAAACAGACAAGTCAAAGTTGTGAGAACAAAAAACCATCCAACCACAGCTTTCTCAGCCTAGCATTCTTGGCTAGAAATCCCTGTGATGTCTTCTCATTTTCACAAAGATGGTCAAACGCAGTTGCGAGCATGTCTTCGCTATACCCATTCGCCATCATAGCCATGACCTCATTGTAAAGAGCTGTGTAATCCACCGGGCCCCGGTTGATTTCTTTCAGAGCCACAACTATTTCCTTCAGCTGATCAGACAGATCAGTCAACACACTATCAACAGCATTAAAAGGTGCACGCACTCTTTTGTGGGACTTGGAAATTCCCGACCTAGTGGTGGATGACTCGACTGCATTCTTCCCTTTCTCGACCACACCTTCCTCTACATTGTTTGCAACAAACTCAGCACTGTCCCCATTGTCTGGCTCATTCTCAATATCCACATAGGACTTAGAAAAGCCACCCGTGGCTGTGTTCTTCCCCACAACAATAGCTAATTCATCATacatctcaatttttttgtttagatacTCCGCATGCTTTCGATGCGCCTGTAAGGGAGAAAGGAACATATAATAACAATGCAATAATCACTTCACTCATAAATTCAATATTCAATTCAATATAGATGCCATTTAGGTcaatgataaacaaaaaaatctgtTAGGGAACAGGAGACATAACCCATGATTTTGAAGATAAGTACAACAGAAAATACAATGTACAAATGCTAAGACCAGATTTTACAATAGATCCGCACATGAAAGTTATATTTGAAAAACCTTATAAAAGCAATGGAATCCTGAAAAGAATGAcactataaatttcatataaagaGGGTACTTAAGCAGCCTTGTCTTGTTCTCAATTCATAGAttataaaaggcaaaaacatatattatcatttatattaagaaaatatagttggaagC
This genomic stretch from Quercus lobata isolate SW786 chromosome 3, ValleyOak3.0 Primary Assembly, whole genome shotgun sequence harbors:
- the LOC115979272 gene encoding uncharacterized protein LOC115979272, which codes for MSKGKEKVSSSKQFRWLPPMNSTMLRILAQEAAKGNKPSSTFKASSFALVAKEITAQFGVECHPSYVENRMRTLRTIWSTFQTIRKKSGFGWDDNLKMITCDAKTYQEEVMAHRKHAEYLNKKIEMYDELAIVVGKNTATGGFSKSYVDIENEPDNGDSAEFVANNVEEGVVEKGKNAVESSTTRSGISKSHKRVRAPFNAVDSVLTDLSDQLKEIVVALKEINRGPVDYTALYNEVMAMMANGYSEDMLATAFDHLCENEKTSQGFLAKNARLRKLWLDGFLFSQL